In the Brassica napus cultivar Da-Ae chromosome A7, Da-Ae, whole genome shotgun sequence genome, one interval contains:
- the LOC106356626 gene encoding cyclin-dependent protein kinase inhibitor SMR11, which yields MDQEVDPCEVKKASLEPKAPTAADPDSVSPFDSDPCLSEEEELLTDEEIIESVYQSLLLIILSLQLQQGSAETWCFDCCKTPPPSRVAETAPDTCPGAPMKLAKISRTIDSGGLRRKLF from the coding sequence ATGGACCAAGAAGTAGATCCATGTGAAGTAAAGAAGGCTTCTTTAGAGCCTAAGGCTCCAACCGCTGCTGACCCAGATTCAGTTTCTCCATTTGATTCAGACCCTTGTctgtctgaagaagaagagctgCTAACCGATGAAGAAATCATCGAGTCTGTCTATCAGAGTCTCTTGTTAATCATTCTCTCATTGCAGCTACAACAGGGCAGTGCTGAGacttggtgttttgattgttgcAAGACACCTCCTCCTTCGCGGGTTGCAGAAACTGCTCCGGATACTTGTCCCGGAGCTCCAATGAAGCTCGCTAAGATATCAAGGACCATTGATTCTGGAGGACTGAGAAGGAAGCTCTTCTGA
- the LOC106352596 gene encoding protein ENHANCED DISEASE RESISTANCE 2-like, which translates to MGESESEAKMEGWLYIIRSNRFGLHFSKKRYFILADHLLKSFKSISDSKTKDGGRSAVIDSCIRVTDNGRESVHRKAFFIFTLYNTSNHNDQLKLGASSPEDAARWINLIKEEALKGSSNPGDVFSCSRSRWDSLRLSSSVREHHSNSIDWTLRSSARVDPVTTTDVVAPSPWTIFGCQNGLRLFKEAKERDSLGRWDDHPAIMAVGVVDGTSENIFQTLLSLGPSRSEWDFCFFQGSVVEHLDGHTDIIHKQLYSDWLPWGMKRRDFSLRRYWRREDDGTYVILYHSVFHKKCPPQKGYIRACLKSGGYVISPIDNGKQSVVKHMLAVDWKSWRSYVKPSLARSITVKMLGRISALRELFRAKHGSFPSSGELSRSARLNQNEESGFGESSSLTECEMYKDPANEERDKFPSERSSLVDLNDGVDEFFDVPEPSDNDHLDDNWASDFDSDTYSQDTRQPKLNSASSLVRKIHDLAVQKRGYVDLHERAREESSTPCCYGTTLPTDPTCALPCSWTTTDSSTFLIRGKTYLSDQKKVTAKGTLMQMVAADWLKSDKREDDLGSRPGGIVQKYAAKGGPEFFFIVNIQVPGSTTYSLVLYYMMSTPIEEHPLLVSFVNGDDAYRNSRFKLIPYISKGSWIVKQSVGKKACLVGQALEINYFRGKNYIELGVDIGSSTVARGVVSLVLGYLNKLVIEMAFLVQANTEEELPEYLLGTCRLNHLDASKSVPVVPQS; encoded by the exons ATGGGTGAAAGCGAGAGCGAGGCGAAGATGGAAGGTTGGTTGTATATAATCAGATCCAACAGATTCGGTTTGCATTTCTCCAAAAAACGTTACTTTATCCTCGCCGACCATCTTCTCAAGAGCTTCAAGTCCATCTCCGATTCCAAAACCAAg GATGGTGGAAGAAGTGCGGTGATAGATTCGTGTATCCGTGTTACTGACAATGGAAGGGAAAGTGTTCATAGAAAA GCATTCTTCATTTTTACACTCTACAACACTTCAAATCACAATGATCAACTCAAG TTAGGAGCAAGCAGTCCTGAGGATGCAGCTAGGTGGATCAATTTGATTAAAGAGGAAGCCTTAAAG GGCTCCTCTAATCCAGGAGATGTTTTTAGTTGTTCCAGGAGCCGATGGGATTCTCTGAG ACTGAGTAGCTCAGTTCGGGAACATCACTCAAATTCTATTGACTGGACGCTTCGGTCTTCTGCACGAGTGGATCCTGTTACCACTACTGATGTTGTTGCGCCTTCTCCATGGACAATATTCGGTTGTCAGAACG GTCTTCGTCTTTTTAAAGAGGCAAAAGAGAGAGATTCTCTTGGAAGG TGGGACGATCATCCAGCTATCATGGCTGTTGGGGTTGTTGATGGAACCTCAGAAAACATTTTCCAGACGCTTCTTTCTCTTGGACCCTCAAGATCAGA ATGGGATTTCTGTTTTTTCCAAGGCAGTGTGGTCGAGCATCTTGATGGTCACACCGATATAATTCACAAACAGCTATACAGCGATTGGTTACCTTG GGGGATGAAAAGAAGAGACTTTTCGCTGCGGCGTTATTGGAGAAGGGAAGATGATGGGACATATG TGATTCTCTATCATTCTGTATTTCACAAGAAGTGTCCACCTCAGAAAGGCTACATCCGTGCGTGCCTTAAAA GTGGCGGTTATGTGATTTCTCCCATAGACAACGGGAAACAGTCAGTTGTGAAGCACATGCTTGCTGTTGATTGGAAGTCCTGGAGATCTTATGTGAAACCATCTCTAGCTAGATCTATTACTGTGAAAATGCTTGGAAGAATCTCAG CCCTGAGAGAGCTGTTTAGGGCGAAACATGGAAGCTTTCCTTCATCAGGGGAGTTGTCAAGAAGTGCAAGGCTGAATCAAAACGAAGAGAGTGGCTTTGGCGAATCTTCTTCTCTGACAGAATGCGAAATGTACAAGGACCCCGCTAATGAAGAGAGAGACAAATTTCCCTCAGAGCGCTCTAGCCTTGTGGACTTGAACGATGGAGTGGATGAGTTTTTCGACGTTCCAGAACCATCCGATAATGACCACTTGGATGACAACTGGGCCTCGGATTTTGACTCGGATACATACTCTCAG GACACCCGCCAGCCAAAACTAAACAGCGCTTCGAGTTTAGTGAGAAAAATACACGATCTTGCAG TTCAAAAGAGGGGTTATGTTGATCTGCATGAGAGGGCGAGGGAAGAGAGTAGCACGCCTTGCTGTTATGGAACCACGCTTCCAACTGATCCTACCTGTGCCTTGCCTTGTAGCTGGACAACAACTGATTCTTCTACTTTTCTCATTCGAGGAAAGACTTATCTATCAGACCAGAAGAAA GTCACGGCAAAGGGTACACTGATGCAAATGGTGGCTGCAGACTGGCTAAAGTCTGACAAGCGGGAGGATGATTTGGGCTCCCGTCCTGGTGGCATAGTTCAG AAATATGCAGCAAAAGGTGGACCAGAGTTCTTTTTCATCGTGAATATACAG GTTCCAGGATCAACAACGTATAGCCTTGTGCTTTATTACATGATGAGCACTCCAATTGAAGAGCATCCTTTGCTAGTTAGCTTTGTTAATGGCGATGACGCATATAGGAATTCACGGTTCAAGCTCATTCCTTACATATCCAAG GGCTCTTGGATAGTTAAGCAGAGTGTGGGAAAGAAAGCATGCCTTGTTGGTCAAGCTCTGGAGATCAATTACTTCAGGGGAAAGAACTACATTGAG CTGGGCGTTGATATTGGTTCATCAACGGTTGCGAGAGGAGTTGTGAGTCTCGTTCTTGGTTACCTCAACAAACTCGTGATTGAAATGGCATTCTTGGTTCAG GCAAATACCGAAGAGGAGCTCCCGGAATATCTTCTTGGAACATGTCGGTTAAACCATCTAGACGCATCTAAATCAGTTCCCGTTGTTCCACAGTCGTAG
- the LOC106352599 gene encoding UDP-xylose transporter 1-like — translation MGEMKSMQMGVIGALFLSVASSVSIVICNKALMTNLGFPFATTLTSWHLMVTYCTLHVAYRLNFFENKPIDRKTVVLFGLLNGISIGLLNLSLGFNSIGFYQMTKLAIIPFTVLLETLFLNKKFSQKIKFSLFLLLVGVGIASITDLQLNFVGSVLSLLAIATTCVGQILTNTIQKKLNVTSTQLLYQSAPFQAAILFVSGPFVDKYLTRLNVFSFQYSPFVVGFITLSCLIAVSVNFSTFLVIGKTSPVTYQVLGHLKTCLVLAFGYTLLHDPFTPRNIAGILIAVLGMLLYSYFCSVASKSKQGSSESAFIGKDRDTTPLLSQEKENHEAKKLDKHSAV, via the exons atggGAGAGATGAAGAGTATGCAAATGGGAGTGATTGGAGCATTGTTTCTATCGGTTGCATCTTCTGTCTCCATTGTCATTTGCAACAAAGCTTTGATGACCAATCTTGGATTCCCTTTTG CAACAACACTAACAAGTTGGCATTTGATGGTAACATATTGCACACTTCATGTGGCATATAGACTGAACTTCTTTGAGAATAAACCAATAGACAGGAAAACTGTTGTTCTCTTTGGCCTCCTTAATGGCATCTCCATTGGtcttctcaatctcagcctcggCTTCAACTCCATCGGCTTCtatcaa ATGACCAAACTTGCCATCATACCATTCACTGTTCTATTGGAAACTCTTTTCCTCAACAAGAAGTTTAG CCAAAAGATAAAGTTCTCATTATTTTTGCTGCTGGTTGGTGTTGGAATAGCATCAATAACAGATCTTCAGCTCAACTTTGTTGGTTCTGTTCTGTCTCTCCTTGCCATCGCAACAACTTGCGTCGGCCAAATT CTAACAAACACAATCCAGAAGAAACTGAACGTGACATCAACACAACTCCTTTACCAATCAGCCCCGTTTCAAGCCGCAATACTCTTCGTCTCTGGTCCCTTTGTCGACAAATACCTCACTCGCCTCAATGTCTTCTCCTTTCAGTACTCTCCTTTCGTCGTG GGGTTCATAACGTTGTCATGTTTGATAGCGGTTTCGGTTAACTTCAGCACGTTTTTAGTGATTGGAAAGACATCTCCGGTGACGTACCAAGTCTTGGGGCATCTGAAAACGTGTTTGGTGCTCGCGTTTGGTTACACTCTCCTCCACGATCCTTTTACTCCTCGTAACATCGCAGGAATCCTCATCGCGGTCCTTGGCATGCTTCTCTACTCCTACTTCTGCTCTGTTGCTTCTAAATCCAAACAAGGATCCTCCGAATCCGCTTTTATT gGGAAAGACAGGGATACGACGCCGCTTTTGAGCCAAGAAAAAGAGAATCATGAAGCCAAGAAGCTAGACAAGCATTCTGCAGTGTGA
- the LOC106352601 gene encoding cytokinin riboside 5'-monophosphate phosphoribohydrolase LOG1: protein MYVQRTFTPTHNEKEILLSVFKKQNCVLEKKDKEMEVEPKFKRICVFCGSSAGNKTSYRDAAIELGAELVSKNIDLVYGGGSIGLMGLISQAVYNGGRHVIGVIPKTLMPKEITGETVGEVKAVADMHERKAEMAKHSDAFIALPGGYGTLEELLEVITWAQLGIHDKPVGLLNVEGYYSSLLSFIDKAVEEGFITPTARHIIVSAPSAKDLVKKLEEYVPRHEKVASKKSWEMEQIGQSPTCQISR, encoded by the exons ATGTATGTACAAAGAACATTCACACCAACACACAACGAGAAAGAGATTCTTCTTTCagtatttaaaaaacaaaactgtGTACtggaaaaaaaagataaagagatGGAAGTTGAACCAAAGTTCAAGAGAATATGTGTGTTTTGTGGAAGTAGTGCTGGTAATAAAACCAGTTACAGAGATGCTGCTATCGAACTCGGAGCCGAACTG GTATCCAAAAATATCGATCTTGTCTATGGTGGAGGGAGCATTGGTTTAATGGGTTTGATTTCTCAAGCTGTTTACAATGGAGGTCGCCATGTCATCGG GGTTATCCCCAAGACACTAATGCCAAAAGAG ATAACAGGAGAGACAGTGGGAGAAGTGAAGGCAGTAGCAGACATGCACGAAAGGAAAGCTGAAATGGCTAAGCACTCTGATGCTTTTATTGCTTTGCCTG GTGGATATGGTACACTTGAAGAGCTTCTTGAAGTAATCACTTGGGCGCAGCTTGGAATCCATGATAAACCA GTGGGACTATTGAATGTGGAAGGATACTACAGTTCATTGTTATCATTCATAGACAAAGCAGTGGAAGAAGGTTTCATTACACCAACTGCTCGTCATATCATTGTTTCTGCTCCTTCTGCAAAAGACCTTGTCAAGAAACTCGAG GAATATGTACCAAGGCATGAGAAGGTCGCCTCAAAGAAAAGTTGGGAGATGGAGCAAATTGGGCAGAGTCCCACTTGTCAAATCTCAAGATGA
- the LOC106352598 gene encoding uncharacterized protein LOC106352598 yields MGTMHRSGLAPRRTNENAKVIITTILGIVFGTFIGISLPSLSFKINLPSALISSLDVALSDGKLLSARDDKSPEHFGSRKFPQIYVPTNPRGAELLPPGIVVAKTDLYLRRLWGEPNEDLKKKPKYLVTFTVGFEQRNHINSVVKKFSEDFQILLFHYDGRTTEWDQFEWSKSAIHISTRKQTKWWYAKRFLHPDVVSAYEYIFIWDEDLGVEHFNADKYIQLVKKHGLEISQPGLEPNNGLTWEMTKRRGDREVHKDTKEKAGWCSDPHLPPCAAFVEIMAPVFSREAWRCVWHMIQNDLVHGWGLDFALRRCVEPAHEKIGVVDSQWIIHKVIPSLGSQGKSENGKAPWQGVRERCKKEWTMFQNRLADADKEYLGRMVKG; encoded by the exons ATGGGAACAATGCACCGAAG TGGTTTAGCTCCTCGAAGAACTAATGAAAACGCAAAAGTTATTATCACAACAATACTGGGAATCGTCTTTGGCACTTTTATTGGCATCTCATTACCTTCTCTTTCTTTCAAG ATTAACTTACCTTCGGCTCTTATATCATCTCTTGATGTCGCCTTATCTGATGGCAAACTGTTATCAGCCCGTGACGACAAATCTCCTGAACATTTCGGTTCTAGAAAATTTCCTCAG ATATATGTTCCCACCAACCCTCGTGGTGCAGAACTACTACCTCCAGGGATTGTTGTTGCTAAAACTGATCTCTACTTGCGCAGATTATGGGGTGAACCTAATGAA GatttgaagaagaagccaaaatATCTTGTGACATTTACTGTTGGATTTGAGCAGAGGAACCATATTAATTCAGTTGTTAAGAAG TTTTCTGAAGATTTCCAGATTTTGCTTTTCCACTATGATGGCCGGACAACGGAGTGGGACCAGTTTGAGTGGTCTAAGAGTGCGATTCATATTAGTACAAGAAAGCAAACAAAATG GTGGTATGCGAAGAGGTTCTTGCATCCTGATGTCGTGTCTGCTTACGAGTACATTTTTATATGGGATGAGGATCTTGGTGTGGAGCACTTCAATGCGGATAA GTATATTCAGTTAGTTAAGAAGCATGGTTTAGAGATTTCTCAGCCAGGTCTAGAGCCCAACAATGGACTTACATGGGAGATGACAAAGAGGAGAGGTGACCGAGAGGTTCACAA AGATACTAAAGAGAAAGCGGGATGGTGTAGTGACCCACATTTACCTCCTTGCGCTGC GTTTGTAGAAATAATGGCGCCTGTGTTTTCTCGAGAAGCATGGCGATGTGTGTGGCATATGATTCAG AATGATCTGGTTCATGGATGGGGTCTAGACTTTGCTCTCAGAAGATGCGTTGAA CCTGCTCATGAGAAGATTGGCGTTGTAGATTCGCAATGGATCATTCACAAAGTAATACCTTCGCTTGGAAGTCAAGGTAAGTCAGAGAATGGGAAAGCCCCATGGCAAGGAGTGAGAGAGAGATGCAAAAAGGAGTGGACTATGTTTCAGAACCGATTAGCAGATGCTGATAAAGAGTACCTTGGGAGGATGGTCAAAGGATGA